In Brassica rapa cultivar Chiifu-401-42 chromosome A06, CAAS_Brap_v3.01, whole genome shotgun sequence, a single window of DNA contains:
- the LOC103872895 gene encoding uncharacterized protein LOC103872895, with the protein MGPMIRTEEQEDDYMSPPWLMPMLRGSYFVPCSIHADSNKNECNLFCLDCAGNAFCSYCLVKHKDHRVVQIRRSSYHNVVRVNEIQKYIDISCVQTYIINSAKIVFLNERPQPRIGKGVTNTCEICCRSLLDSFRFCSLGCKLGGMKRGDQSLTFSLRGKHGREYQGGSESDEATTPTKLRKTNAFNRLMSGLSISTVRLDDYGPGGDQRSLSSGDEGGFSFSPGTPPIYNHRNSSRRKGIPHRAPF; encoded by the exons ATG GGACCGATGATAAGAACAGAGGAACAAGAAGACGACTACATGAGTCCACCGTGGCTAATGCCAATGCTACGAGGCAGCTACTTCGTCCCCTGTTCGATCCACGCCGATTCCAACAAAAACGAATGCAACTTGTTCTGTCTCGACTGTGCTGGAAATGCCTTTTGCTCTTACTGTTTGGTCAAACATAAAGACCATCGTGTTGTTCAG ATAAGGAGATCTTCTTACCACAACGTGGTGAGAGTGAATGAGATACAGAAGTACATAGACATCTCTTGCGTTCAGACATATATCATCAACAGCGCAAAGATCGTGTTCCTCAATGAAAGACCTCAGCCTAGAATCGGAAAAGGTGTTACGAACACTTGTGAGATATGTTGCAGAAGCCTTCTTGATTCCTTCCGCTTCTGCTCTCTCGGTTGCAAG CTTGGGGGAATGAAGAGAGGAGATCAAAGTCTGACCTTCTCTCTCAGAGGGAAGCATGGGAGAGAGTACCAAGGTGGGTCGGAATCAGATGAGGCTACCACACCGACTAAGCTGCGTAAGACCAATGCTTTCAACCGTCTAATGAGTGGTCTCTCTATCTCCACCGTTAGGCTCGATGACTATGGTCCAGGTGGTGATCAACGCTCTTTGAGCTCCGGTGATGAAGGTGGTTTCAGCTTCTCTCCGGGAACACCGCCGATATACAATCACCGGAACTCGAGCAGACGAAAAGGAATCCCTCACCGCGCTCCAttctga
- the LOC103872896 gene encoding uncharacterized protein LOC103872896, with protein sequence MTNSVIRVVSTFVNLSLSQTSSSSFLTSIAMGICVSFHRRDSDSPPTVKIVSVNGDLREYHVPVLASQVLEAESAAASSSSSSSRPSSYFICDSDSLLYDDFIPAIKLEEPLQAEQIYFVLPVSKRQNRLTASDMAALAVKASVAIQNSVGKESRRRKKVRISPIMMLTQPNDNAGNGKASESTTVRKGRPLLNKTAPFKASSGYNRSGSVRNLKKYTSKRAKLAVRSFRLKLSTIYEGTVV encoded by the coding sequence ATGACCAACTCTGTTATACGCGTCGTATCTACATTCGTGAATCTTTCTTTGTCTCAAACTTCTTCTTCAAGTTTTCTCACATCAATCGCAATGGGAATCTGCGTGTCGTTTCACCGGAGAGACTCCGATTCTCCCCCGACGGTGAAGATCGTGTCGGTTAACGGCGATCTCCGGGAGTACCATGTTCCGGTGCTAGCGTCTCAGGTCCTGGAGGCAGAATCAGCGGCTGCTTCGTCTTCGTCGTCTTCCTCTAGGCCTTCCTCTTACTTCATCTGCGATTCGGATTCTCTCCTCTACGACGACTTCATACCGGCGATCAAGCTCGAAGAGCCGCTTCAGGCTGAGCAGATCTACTTCGTTCTTCCAGTCTCCAAGCGGCAGAACCGTCTAACGGCGTCGGACATGGCGGCTCTCGCCGTTAAAGCAAGCGTCGCGATACAAAACTCCGTCGGGAAAGAGTCTCGCAGGCGTAAGAAAGTTAGAATCTCTCCGATCATGATGCTGACTCAGCCTAACGATAACGCTGGTAACGGAAAAGCAAGCGAGTCGACGACGGTTCGGAAGGGAAGACCGTTACTGAATAAAACGGCTCCGTTTAAGGCTTCGAGCGGTTATAACCGGTCCGGTTCGGTACGTAACTTGAAAAAATATACTTCTAAACGAGCAAAGCTGGCGGTTCGATCCTTTAGGCTCAAACTTTCAACTATCTACGAAGGCACGGTGGTGTAG